One genomic window of Camelina sativa cultivar DH55 chromosome 5, Cs, whole genome shotgun sequence includes the following:
- the LOC104784566 gene encoding flowering time control protein FCA-like isoform X1, with the protein MERRVANAYPGPSPPVPYYHNNYNNPHHHQIHPPPSQQHHHVAAVGFNQYPQNDNRDQPFRQPHFDNYFGQQQQNMIVDQNNNAPPPFPSSPCGGNLRKRRSQSATDTADGSIAKLYVAPVSKTATEYDIRQVFEKYGNVTEIILPKDKMTGDRAAYCFVKYKKSEEGNAAIAALAEQFTFPGEMLPVKVRYADAERERIGKSFPTVQLPDNPKLYVRCLNKQTTKMEVHEVFSRYGVIEDIYMALDDMKICRGYAFVQFSCRDMALAAIKALNGVFTMRGSDQPLTVRFADPKKPRSTFNTPPVTQHYDPNWHPQPYSQWENKEPAAPRVVQHHDFASQPNHFPHQNTQAVSEVQKPLHRDIPPQNFEKHQKSETASVETRSDGQKIYSHSNALPEDQNTVSSECDWSEHTCPDGNKYYFHCVSCESTWEKPDEYSMFERWFEEQTRDQDKKLVSPPLNNESQEAMEQVQSDDALQQNTKLQQPSLSTADEENSLVYSVTTLAVETTCS; encoded by the exons ATGGAGAGACGTGTCGCAAACGCTTATCCTGGTCCTTCACCACCAGTTCCGTACTACCATAACAACTACAACAACCCTCATCATCACCAGATTCATCCGCCGCCGTCGCAGCAACACCACCATGTCGCCGCCGTCGGATTTAACCAATACCCTCAAAACGACAACAGAGATCAGCCTTTCCGTCAGCCgcattttgataattattttggcCAACAACAACAGAACATGATCGTTGATCAGAATAATAACGCTCCTCCGCCGTTTCCATCTAGTCCTTGCGGTGGTAACTTAAGAAAGAGACGGTCTCAATCAGCTACAG ATACTGCTGATGGTAGTATTGCCAAGTTATATGTTGCGCCGGTCTCAAAGACAGCAACTGAATATGAT ATCCGTCAGGTGTTTGAAAAATATGGTAATGTCACTGAGATCATTCTACCCAAAGATAAGATGACCGGTGATAGAGCAG CTTACTGTTTTGTTAAGTACAAAAAGTCAGAAGAGGGTAATGCGGCTATTGCAGCTTTAGCTGAGCAGTTTACCTTTCCTGGA GAAATGCTTCCAGTCAAGGTCCGATATGCTGACGCCGAACGGGAACGGATTGGTAAGA GTTTTCCCACGGTACAACTTCCAGATAACCCTAAACTATATGTTAGATGCCTCAACAAACAAACTACAAAAATGGAAGTCCATGAG GTCTTCTCTAGGTACGGAGTCATTGAAGATATTTATATGGCACTTGACGACATGAAGATTTGTCGTG GGTATGCATTTGTTCAGTTTTCTTGTAGGGATATGGCACTAGCGGCAATCAAAGCTTTAAATGGAGTCTTTACCATGCGG GGTTCTGATCAGCCTCTGACTGTTAGATTTGCAGATCCTAAAAAGCCAAG GTCTACCTTCAATACTCCACCTGTAACGCAACACTACGACCCGAATTGGCACCCACAACCATATTCCCAATGGGAAAACAAGGAACCTGCAGCCCCTAGAGTCGTTCAGCATCATGATTTTGCTTCACAGCCAAATCACTTTCCGCACCAAAATACTCAAGCAGTATCCGAGGTTCAAAAACCACTGCATCGAGATATTCCacctcaaaattttgaaaagcaTCAGAAATCTGAGACTGCCAGCGTGGAG ACTAGAAGTGATGGTCAGAAGATTTATAGTCATTCAAATGCATTACCTGAAGATCAAAATACAGTGAGCTCTGAGTGTGACTGGAGTGAACACACATGTCCAGATGGGAATAAATACTACTTCCATTGCGTCAGTTGCGAAAGCACG TGGGAGAAACCGGACGAATACTCCATGTTTGAGAGATGGTTTGAAGAGCAAACAAGGGATCAAGATAAAAAACTTGTATCTCCCCCGTTAAACAATGAGAGCCAAGAAGCAATGGAGCAAGTTCAGTCTGATGATGCATTGCAACAGAATACTAAACTCCAACAACCATCCTTATCCACAGCG GATGAGGAGAACAGTTTAGTATATTCAGTAACAACACTGGCTGTGGAAACAACATGTTCATAA
- the LOC104788726 gene encoding peptidyl-prolyl cis-trans isomerase CYP21-3, mitochondrial-like, giving the protein MKLCQDGYFKGFLFSRVVKHSVIQAGASGEFDAVKDWALQRKNLDTSLKQEEFMVGTPKAKNEQGGFDFFIVSAQITDLNEKLTVFGRVAKGQDVVQDIEEVETDEQYQPKSPIEIMSVTLLQDM; this is encoded by the exons ATGAAGTTATG TCAAGATGGCTATTTCAAAGGTTTCTTATTCAGTCGAGTTGTTAAGCATTCTGTGATTCAAGCGGGTGCCTCTGGTGAGTTTGATGCTGTCAAAGATTGGGCACTCCAAAGGAAGAACCTTGATACCAG tttAAAACAAGAAGAATTCATGGTGGGAACTCCTAAAGCTAAAAACGAGCAAGGAGGATTCGACTTCTTCATTGTATCTGCTCAGATCACAGATCTGAACGAGAAATTGACTGTCTTTGGTCGTGTTGCCAAGGGACAAGACGTCGTTCAGGACATCGAGGAGGTTGAGACTGATGAACAGTATCAACCAAAGTCACCAATTGAGATCATGTCCGTCACTTTGCTTCAAGACATGTAA
- the LOC104784569 gene encoding putative pectinesterase 10: MKGMTLHSLCYSSYYKVCLMAMLLSVYGSTAWAEYSVQINSTISVNPNGAGNFTTIQSAIDSIPLYNENWIHILIENGTYNEKVTIPYNKSYVYLQGGGIEKTIIAYNDHQFTDSSSTFTAFSDNIIISGITFKNTYNIGDIDTPIKPAVAARLLGDKYVVLDSSFDGFQDTLYDCLGRHYYKRCVITGGIDFIFGYARSLYEGCTLNVTVGTYGPDRAFGTITAQGNQSPTAEGGFVFNDCTVTGNGKALLGRAWEPYARVIFYRSELSDVILPIGWDAWNAKEQEGHITFVEYGCIGAGANTSQRVPWIKKESEEYVLNLTSRSFINQDGWLDRLPMKF; the protein is encoded by the exons atgaagggAATGACATTGCACAGTTTATGTTACTCTTCTTACTACAAGGTGTGTCTTATGGCGATGTTGTTATCGGTGTACGGATCTACCGCATGGGCTGAATACTCCGTTCAAATAAACAGCACCATTTCCGTTAATCCTAACGGCGCCGGAAATTTCACAACGATCCAAAGTGCAATCGATTCCATCCCTCTTTATAACGAAAACTGGATCCATATCCTCATAGAAAACGGCACTTACAA CGAGAAAGTGACGATACCATATAATAAAAGTTACGTATATTTACAAGGCGGAGGAATTGAAAAGACGATAATAGCTTACAACGATCATCAGTTCACCGATTCTAGCTCCACTTTCACGGCCTTTTCTGACAACATCATCATCTCAGGAATCACTTTCAAA AATACTTATAACATCGGAGatatagacacacctattaaaCCAGCGGTAGCTGCGAGATTGCTTGGAGACAAGTACGTAGTGCTCGACTCTAGTTTTGATGGTTTCCAAGATACACTGTACGACTGTTTAGGTAGACATTACTACAAAAGATGTGTTATCACCGGTGGCATCGACTTCATTTTTGGCTATGCCCGATCCCTTTACGAG GGGTGCACGTTGAATGTAACGGTGGGAACCTATGGACCAGACAGAGCGTTCGGTACGATAACAGCGCAAGGAAACCAGTCACCGACGGCTGAGGGAGGATTTGTGTTCAATGACTGCACCGTTACGGGAAACGGCAAGGCTTTACTGGGACGAGCATGGGAACCTTACGCTCGTGTCATCTTTTACCGTTCCGAGTTAAGCGACGTAATTTTGCCAATTGGTTGGGATGCTTGGAACGCAAAAGAACAAGA GGGCCATATAACGTTTGTGGAGTATGGTTGTATTGGAGCCGGAGCAAACACGTCACAGAGAGTGCCATGGATCAAGAAGGAGAGTGAAGAATACGTTCTTAACCTCACCAGTCGTTCCTTTATCAACCAAGATGGTTGGCTTGATAGGCTCCCTATGAAATTTTAG
- the LOC104784568 gene encoding ribonucleases P/MRP protein subunit POP1-like isoform X2, with protein sequence MASSTNGNNKRRDGALSSLAPRKINVQKFSEARAAELESLHSIVSDRLNKDFRSKRNKRRRTNSYNNQPAKRRYIKRQNSESLIGRSRGGDHHETTITRRVKRRMELKGNPVSGFSASGDGTKRLRTHVWHAKRFTMTKLWGFHLPLGLHGRGRGSRDVLKQSRQGVLVHDASYHIAVQLEGPEGSLLSILDMLVEPSPSSHSKEAFDSILTGRSYENAMLYNVKPPVSQAIAPVIYMWRPSELPKRRDEEEDVDCIGTDGAVSNGDHVDFRKLWVWIHASSFSEGYASLQVACQKQMNETGVSVDCVSLEGHLAKLEIFGPKASHLLQKTLRPATSSSEEPSILRKCSMENAEVKFVTDLYKEETISSCAVLAQFVMDPRLIPNSPCDDSTVSVETAKTEPTNSLEITTKTDAETFTEVFKCLWDANSDLTPPEEENVLCWEKHQNRMDSLCLENPAAEVPKVSSRSRSSRSCPLLLLKHKKLGNAPTGWSIILPLSWIKVFWNTFLSKGAHAIGQREKRWVSCDVGMPFFPSDFPDCKAYSTFTLSEAADIEEKAQRRPPAIRPFRILIPPPWNSIHVTRSIGESSNQNLTSNETNGTEISSSGGNLFDGIVARTSDSLTTSLQTFTSNNLLLFPHNASKPSTDAVKKTLQEDDTKVRAEIHQNSNKLCLVRVLLHAFKEGSFEEGAVVCAPSLADISLLKSSCSEGEEGRVTIPQSSVSSYFQEQPSGTWELNVPEETLTKQSHRWPIGFVTTGFVRGRRRKLSVMQCC encoded by the exons ATGGCTAGTAGTACTAACGGGAACAATAAGAGAAGAGATGGTGCTTTATCGTCGCTTGCTCCTCGAAAAATCAACGTTCAGAAGTTCTCAGAGGCTAGAGCAGCGGAGCTTGAGTCTCTTCACTCCATTGTATCTGATCGTTTGAACAAGGACTTTCGATCAAAGAGGAACAAGAGGAGACGGACCAATTCTTACAATAACCAACCTGCAAAGAGACGTTATATAAAGAGGCAAAACTCAGAGTCATTGATTGGCCGATCAAGAGGAGGAGACCACCATGAAACGACGATCACTAGACGAGTTAAGAGGAGAATGGAACTTAAAGGGAACCCTGTTTCTGGTTTTTCTGCTTCTGGTGATGGAACAAAGAGGCTCAGAACACATGTTTGGCATGCTAAACGGTTTACTATGACTAAGCTTTGGGGTTTTCATCTTCCTCTTGGTTTACATGGAAg AGGAAGGGGATCTAGGGATGTCTTGAAGCAGTCTAGGCAAGGTGTTCTTGTCCATGATGCAAGTTATCACATTGCTGTGCAATTGGAGGGTCCAGAG GGCTCACTCTTGTCGATTTTAGACATGTTAGTGGAGCCTTCTCCGTCATCTCATTCCAAGGAAGCTTTCGACTCTATTCTCACAGGCCGTAGTTATGAAAACGCCATG ctTTATAATGTTAAACCACCAGTTTCGCAAGCGATTGCCCCTGTAATTTATATGTGGAGACCTTCTGAGTTACCTAAGAGAAgagatgaggaggaagatgttGACTGTATAGGAACTGATGGTGCAGTCTCAAATGGTGATCATGTAGACTTTCGGAAACTTTGGGTGTGGATCCATGCTTCTTCCTTCAGTGAAGGATATGCTTCTCTTCAAGTAGCTTGTCAAAAACAG ATGAACGAGACAGGTGTTTCAGTTGATTGTGTTTCACTCGAGGGtcatcttgcaaaacttgagaTTTTTGGTCCAAAAgcatctcatcttcttcaaaagACCCTACGTCCTGCTACAAG TAGCTCAGAGGAGCCCTCTATTTTAAGAAAGTGTTCAATGGAAAATGCTGAAGTTAAATTCGTTACTGATCTTTACAAAGAAGAGACCATATCGTCTTGCGCTGTTTTAGCGCAGTTTGTCATGGATCCGCGGTTAATCCCTAATAGTCCATGTGATGATAGTACAGTGTCAGTTGAAACGGCCAAAACTGAGCCTACCAATTCACTTGAAATAACAACCAAAACTGATGCTGAAACTTTTACTGAAGTTTTCAAGTGCCTCTGGGATGCTAACAGTGATCTGACCCCTCCAGAAGAAGAGAATGTGTTGTGTTGGGAAAAGCATCAAAATCGTATGGATTCTCTTTGCCTCGAGAACCCAGCTGCTGAGGTTCCAAAGGTATCTAGCAGGTCAAGGAGTTCGAGGTCTTGTCCTTTACTGCTTCTCAAACATAAAAAACTCGGGAATGCACCAACCGG ATGGTCTATAATACTTCCCCTTAGTTGGATCAAAGTTTTCTGGAATACCTTCCTCTCAAAAGGAGCTCATGCAATAGGTCAGAGGGAGAAACGCTGGGTTTCTTGTGAT GTTGGTATGCCCTTCTTCCCATCAGATTTTCCTGACTGTAAAGCATATTCAACTTTTACACTGAGTGAGGCTGCAGACATTGAGGAAAAGGCACAACGACGCCCTCCTGCCATAAGACCTTTCAGAATTCTCATTCCACCTCCGTGGAATAGTATCCATGTCACGCGTTCTATTGGAGAGAGTTCCAATCAAAATCTTACAAGCAATGAGACGAACGGAACCGAGATTTCCAGTTCTGGTGGAAATCTATTTGATGGGATTGTGGCAAGAACATCAGATTCGCTGACTACTTCGCTCCAAACTTTCACAAGTAACAACTTGCTTTTATTTCCTCACAATGCTTCAAAACCAAGCACAGACGCCGTTAAGAAGACACTTCAAGAAGATGATACAAAAGTAAGAGCTGAGATCCATCAGAACAGTAATAAACTGTGCCTCGTCAGAGTTCTTCTACATGCTTTCAAGGAAGGATCTTTTGAAGAAGGCGCGGTTGTATGCGCACCATCTCTTGCAGACATATCATTGCTAAAATCCAG CTGcagtgaaggagaagaagggcGTGTTACAATACCTCAATCTTCTGTAAGTTCTTACTTCCAAGAACAACCTTCTGGAACCTGGGAACTAAATGTCCCTGAAGAAACTCTTACAAAGCAATCTCATAGATGGCCAATCGGGTTTGTAACGACAGGATTTGTCCGTGGGAG AAGGCGGAAGCTTTCTGTGATGCAGTGTTGTTAG
- the LOC104784563 gene encoding DEAD-box ATP-dependent RNA helicase 24-like: MAQFKNSFVAATPSNPQNQAYPNKRPSLMGFVSGGTIGGDMGRTQSQPPPPVAPTQNASLHNSSQEHSQSSENRPRERKRRSGWDN; this comes from the exons ATGGCCCAATTCAAGAATAGCTTTGTAGCCGCAACGCCATCCAATCCACAAAACCAAGCTTATCCAAACAAGAGACCATCCCTAATGGGGTTTGTCTCAGGTGGTACCATTGGTGGGGACATGGGTAGAACTCAGAGTCAACCTCCTCCCCCAGTAGCACCTACTCAAAACGCCTCATTACATAACTCCAGTCAGGAACATTCACAGAG TTCGGAGAATCGGCctagagagaggaagagaagatctGGTTGGGATAATTGA
- the LOC104784566 gene encoding flowering time control protein FCA-like isoform X2 encodes MERRVANAYPGPSPPVPYYHNNYNNPHHHQIHPPPSQQHHHVAAVGFNQYPQNDNRDQPFRQPHFDNYFGQQQQNMIVDQNNNAPPPFPSSPCGGNLRKRRSQSATDTADGSIAKLYVAPVSKTATEYDIRQVFEKYGNVTEIILPKDKMTGDRAAYCFVKYKKSEEGNAAIAALAEQFTFPGEMLPVKVRYADAERERIGFPTVQLPDNPKLYVRCLNKQTTKMEVHEVFSRYGVIEDIYMALDDMKICRGYAFVQFSCRDMALAAIKALNGVFTMRGSDQPLTVRFADPKKPRSTFNTPPVTQHYDPNWHPQPYSQWENKEPAAPRVVQHHDFASQPNHFPHQNTQAVSEVQKPLHRDIPPQNFEKHQKSETASVETRSDGQKIYSHSNALPEDQNTVSSECDWSEHTCPDGNKYYFHCVSCESTWEKPDEYSMFERWFEEQTRDQDKKLVSPPLNNESQEAMEQVQSDDALQQNTKLQQPSLSTADEENSLVYSVTTLAVETTCS; translated from the exons ATGGAGAGACGTGTCGCAAACGCTTATCCTGGTCCTTCACCACCAGTTCCGTACTACCATAACAACTACAACAACCCTCATCATCACCAGATTCATCCGCCGCCGTCGCAGCAACACCACCATGTCGCCGCCGTCGGATTTAACCAATACCCTCAAAACGACAACAGAGATCAGCCTTTCCGTCAGCCgcattttgataattattttggcCAACAACAACAGAACATGATCGTTGATCAGAATAATAACGCTCCTCCGCCGTTTCCATCTAGTCCTTGCGGTGGTAACTTAAGAAAGAGACGGTCTCAATCAGCTACAG ATACTGCTGATGGTAGTATTGCCAAGTTATATGTTGCGCCGGTCTCAAAGACAGCAACTGAATATGAT ATCCGTCAGGTGTTTGAAAAATATGGTAATGTCACTGAGATCATTCTACCCAAAGATAAGATGACCGGTGATAGAGCAG CTTACTGTTTTGTTAAGTACAAAAAGTCAGAAGAGGGTAATGCGGCTATTGCAGCTTTAGCTGAGCAGTTTACCTTTCCTGGA GAAATGCTTCCAGTCAAGGTCCGATATGCTGACGCCGAACGGGAACGGATTG GTTTTCCCACGGTACAACTTCCAGATAACCCTAAACTATATGTTAGATGCCTCAACAAACAAACTACAAAAATGGAAGTCCATGAG GTCTTCTCTAGGTACGGAGTCATTGAAGATATTTATATGGCACTTGACGACATGAAGATTTGTCGTG GGTATGCATTTGTTCAGTTTTCTTGTAGGGATATGGCACTAGCGGCAATCAAAGCTTTAAATGGAGTCTTTACCATGCGG GGTTCTGATCAGCCTCTGACTGTTAGATTTGCAGATCCTAAAAAGCCAAG GTCTACCTTCAATACTCCACCTGTAACGCAACACTACGACCCGAATTGGCACCCACAACCATATTCCCAATGGGAAAACAAGGAACCTGCAGCCCCTAGAGTCGTTCAGCATCATGATTTTGCTTCACAGCCAAATCACTTTCCGCACCAAAATACTCAAGCAGTATCCGAGGTTCAAAAACCACTGCATCGAGATATTCCacctcaaaattttgaaaagcaTCAGAAATCTGAGACTGCCAGCGTGGAG ACTAGAAGTGATGGTCAGAAGATTTATAGTCATTCAAATGCATTACCTGAAGATCAAAATACAGTGAGCTCTGAGTGTGACTGGAGTGAACACACATGTCCAGATGGGAATAAATACTACTTCCATTGCGTCAGTTGCGAAAGCACG TGGGAGAAACCGGACGAATACTCCATGTTTGAGAGATGGTTTGAAGAGCAAACAAGGGATCAAGATAAAAAACTTGTATCTCCCCCGTTAAACAATGAGAGCCAAGAAGCAATGGAGCAAGTTCAGTCTGATGATGCATTGCAACAGAATACTAAACTCCAACAACCATCCTTATCCACAGCG GATGAGGAGAACAGTTTAGTATATTCAGTAACAACACTGGCTGTGGAAACAACATGTTCATAA
- the LOC104784564 gene encoding peptidyl-prolyl cis-trans isomerase CYP21-3, mitochondrial, with product MAKIKPQALLQQSKKKKGPSRISITNIVIYTLALLLLVFVLFSAYRRWTLRSEIPSHNGRSVLEDAAFPGSIKNSDLPRFATLDTGKGSVTIELFKATAPTVVDQFMKLCQDGYFKGFLFSRVVKHSVIQAGASGEFDAVKDWALQRKNLDTSLKQEEFMVGTPKAKNEQGGFDFFIVSAQITDLNEKLTVFGRVAKGQDVVQDIEEVETDEQYQPKSPIEIMSVTLLQDM from the exons ATGGCGAAGATCAAACCTCAAGCTTTATTGCAgcaaagcaagaagaagaaaggaccTTCTCGGATAAGCATAACCAACATCGTCATTTACACCTTGGCTCTCCTACTGCTTGTCTTTGTTCTCTTCTCTGCTTACCGACGTTGGACTCTTAG aTCTGAGATCCCATCGCACAATGGTAGATCAGTTCTTGAG GATGCAGCCTTCCCTGGGAGTATTAAGAACTCCGATCTTCCCCGGTTTGCT ACCTTGGATACTGGCAAAGGTTCAGTGACAATTGAACTGTTCAAGGCTACTGCTCCCACTGTTGTTGACCAATTCATGAAGTTATG TCAAGATGGCTATTTCAAAGGTTTCTTATTCAGTCGAGTTGTTAAGCATTCTGTGATTCAAGCGGGTGCCTCTGGTGAGTTTGATGCTGTCAAAGATTGGGCACTCCAAAGGAAGAACCTTGATACCAG tttAAAACAAGAAGAATTCATGGTGGGAACTCCTAAAGCTAAAAACGAGCAAGGAGGATTCGACTTCTTCATTGTATCTGCTCAGATCACAGATCTGAACGAGAAATTGACTGTCTTTGGTCGTGTTGCCAAGGGACAAGACGTCGTTCAGGACATCGAGGAGGTTGAGACTGATGAACAGTATCAACCAAAGTCACCAATTGAGATCATGTCCGTCACTTTGCTTCAAGACATGTAA
- the LOC104784568 gene encoding ribonucleases P/MRP protein subunit POP1-like isoform X1, protein MASSTNGNNKRRDGALSSLAPRKINVQKFSEARAAELESLHSIVSDRLNKDFRSKRNKRRRTNSYNNQPAKRRYIKRQNSESLIGRSRGGDHHETTITRRVKRRMELKGNPVSGFSASGDGTKRLRTHVWHAKRFTMTKLWGFHLPLGLHGRGRGSRDVLKQSRQGVLVHDASYHIAVQLEGPEGSLLSILDMLVEPSPSSHSKEAFDSILTGRSYENAMLYNVKPPVSQAIAPVIYMWRPSELPKRRDEEEDVDCIGTDGAVSNGDHVDFRKLWVWIHASSFSEGYASLQVACQKQMNETGVSVDCVSLEGHLAKLEIFGPKASHLLQKTLRPATSSSEEPSILRKCSMENAEVKFVTDLYKEETISSCAVLAQFVMDPRLIPNSPCDDSTVSVETAKTEPTNSLEITTKTDAETFTEVFKCLWDANSDLTPPEEENVLCWEKHQNRMDSLCLENPAAEVPKVSSRSRSSRSCPLLLLKHKKLGNAPTGWSIILPLSWIKVFWNTFLSKGAHAIGQREKRWVSCDVGMPFFPSDFPDCKAYSTFTLSEAADIEEKAQRRPPAIRPFRILIPPPWNSIHVTRSIGESSNQNLTSNETNGTEISSSGGNLFDGIVARTSDSLTTSLQTFTSNNLLLFPHNASKPSTDAVKKTLQEDDTKVRAEIHQNSNKLCLVRVLLHAFKEGSFEEGAVVCAPSLADISLLKSSCSEGEEGRVTIPQSSVSSYFQEQPSGTWELNVPEETLTKQSHRWPIGFVTTGFVRGSKKQKAEAFCDAVLLGRLREEQWRDKDVKRRKKEIYVLVRNQRSCAFRLALATIVLEQQESSSDVYCF, encoded by the exons ATGGCTAGTAGTACTAACGGGAACAATAAGAGAAGAGATGGTGCTTTATCGTCGCTTGCTCCTCGAAAAATCAACGTTCAGAAGTTCTCAGAGGCTAGAGCAGCGGAGCTTGAGTCTCTTCACTCCATTGTATCTGATCGTTTGAACAAGGACTTTCGATCAAAGAGGAACAAGAGGAGACGGACCAATTCTTACAATAACCAACCTGCAAAGAGACGTTATATAAAGAGGCAAAACTCAGAGTCATTGATTGGCCGATCAAGAGGAGGAGACCACCATGAAACGACGATCACTAGACGAGTTAAGAGGAGAATGGAACTTAAAGGGAACCCTGTTTCTGGTTTTTCTGCTTCTGGTGATGGAACAAAGAGGCTCAGAACACATGTTTGGCATGCTAAACGGTTTACTATGACTAAGCTTTGGGGTTTTCATCTTCCTCTTGGTTTACATGGAAg AGGAAGGGGATCTAGGGATGTCTTGAAGCAGTCTAGGCAAGGTGTTCTTGTCCATGATGCAAGTTATCACATTGCTGTGCAATTGGAGGGTCCAGAG GGCTCACTCTTGTCGATTTTAGACATGTTAGTGGAGCCTTCTCCGTCATCTCATTCCAAGGAAGCTTTCGACTCTATTCTCACAGGCCGTAGTTATGAAAACGCCATG ctTTATAATGTTAAACCACCAGTTTCGCAAGCGATTGCCCCTGTAATTTATATGTGGAGACCTTCTGAGTTACCTAAGAGAAgagatgaggaggaagatgttGACTGTATAGGAACTGATGGTGCAGTCTCAAATGGTGATCATGTAGACTTTCGGAAACTTTGGGTGTGGATCCATGCTTCTTCCTTCAGTGAAGGATATGCTTCTCTTCAAGTAGCTTGTCAAAAACAG ATGAACGAGACAGGTGTTTCAGTTGATTGTGTTTCACTCGAGGGtcatcttgcaaaacttgagaTTTTTGGTCCAAAAgcatctcatcttcttcaaaagACCCTACGTCCTGCTACAAG TAGCTCAGAGGAGCCCTCTATTTTAAGAAAGTGTTCAATGGAAAATGCTGAAGTTAAATTCGTTACTGATCTTTACAAAGAAGAGACCATATCGTCTTGCGCTGTTTTAGCGCAGTTTGTCATGGATCCGCGGTTAATCCCTAATAGTCCATGTGATGATAGTACAGTGTCAGTTGAAACGGCCAAAACTGAGCCTACCAATTCACTTGAAATAACAACCAAAACTGATGCTGAAACTTTTACTGAAGTTTTCAAGTGCCTCTGGGATGCTAACAGTGATCTGACCCCTCCAGAAGAAGAGAATGTGTTGTGTTGGGAAAAGCATCAAAATCGTATGGATTCTCTTTGCCTCGAGAACCCAGCTGCTGAGGTTCCAAAGGTATCTAGCAGGTCAAGGAGTTCGAGGTCTTGTCCTTTACTGCTTCTCAAACATAAAAAACTCGGGAATGCACCAACCGG ATGGTCTATAATACTTCCCCTTAGTTGGATCAAAGTTTTCTGGAATACCTTCCTCTCAAAAGGAGCTCATGCAATAGGTCAGAGGGAGAAACGCTGGGTTTCTTGTGAT GTTGGTATGCCCTTCTTCCCATCAGATTTTCCTGACTGTAAAGCATATTCAACTTTTACACTGAGTGAGGCTGCAGACATTGAGGAAAAGGCACAACGACGCCCTCCTGCCATAAGACCTTTCAGAATTCTCATTCCACCTCCGTGGAATAGTATCCATGTCACGCGTTCTATTGGAGAGAGTTCCAATCAAAATCTTACAAGCAATGAGACGAACGGAACCGAGATTTCCAGTTCTGGTGGAAATCTATTTGATGGGATTGTGGCAAGAACATCAGATTCGCTGACTACTTCGCTCCAAACTTTCACAAGTAACAACTTGCTTTTATTTCCTCACAATGCTTCAAAACCAAGCACAGACGCCGTTAAGAAGACACTTCAAGAAGATGATACAAAAGTAAGAGCTGAGATCCATCAGAACAGTAATAAACTGTGCCTCGTCAGAGTTCTTCTACATGCTTTCAAGGAAGGATCTTTTGAAGAAGGCGCGGTTGTATGCGCACCATCTCTTGCAGACATATCATTGCTAAAATCCAG CTGcagtgaaggagaagaagggcGTGTTACAATACCTCAATCTTCTGTAAGTTCTTACTTCCAAGAACAACCTTCTGGAACCTGGGAACTAAATGTCCCTGAAGAAACTCTTACAAAGCAATCTCATAGATGGCCAATCGGGTTTGTAACGACAGGATTTGTCCGTGGGAG TAAAAAGCAGAAGGCGGAAGCTTTCTGTGATGCAGTGTTGTTAGGGAGACTGAGAGAGGAGCAATGGAGAGACAAAGATGTAAAAcggaggaagaaggagatttATGTTTTGGTTAGAAACCAAAGATCTTGTGCTTTTAGACTCGCACTTGCTACCATTGTTTTAGAGCAACAAGAGTCTAGTAGTGATGTCTACTGCTTTTAA